One window of Chloroflexota bacterium genomic DNA carries:
- a CDS encoding D-lyxose/D-mannose family sugar isomerase — MTRQDYEAARRRAAEMLRHAGIVARPDEIERIEVADFGLGELEQSGVQILTLVDTPAIGVKVLVLFPGQTCPQHKHPPLGDYPGKEETFRCQWGELYLYMPGESTPNPRANPPAHRRHTYTVWHETLLRPGDQVTSPPNTFHWFQAGPEGAVVWSFSSRATDVEDVFTDPDVRRRTVIAD; from the coding sequence ATCACACGGCAAGATTATGAGGCCGCCCGTCGGCGCGCGGCGGAGATGCTGCGCCATGCTGGTATCGTGGCGAGGCCGGACGAGATCGAGCGTATCGAGGTAGCCGACTTCGGGCTGGGGGAATTGGAGCAGAGCGGGGTGCAGATCCTCACGCTCGTGGATACCCCGGCGATCGGGGTAAAGGTATTGGTGCTGTTCCCCGGCCAGACGTGTCCTCAGCACAAGCACCCGCCGCTGGGCGATTATCCGGGCAAAGAGGAGACGTTCCGCTGTCAGTGGGGCGAGCTGTACCTATACATGCCCGGCGAGTCGACACCAAATCCCAGGGCTAACCCGCCCGCGCATCGGCGGCACACGTACACCGTATGGCACGAGACGCTATTGCGGCCGGGCGATCAGGTGACGTCCCCGCCGAACACGTTTCATTGGTTCCAGGCGGGGCCGGAAGGTGCTGTCGTGTGGAGCTTCTCGTCCCGCGCCACAGATGTAGAGGACGTGTTCACCGATCCCGACGTCCGCCGCCGAACGGTGATCGCGGATTGA
- a CDS encoding 3-keto-5-aminohexanoate cleavage protein, which yields MDKLIITVAPCAPPGQLDAHPDLPRTPEQIADEVVRAWNAGAAIAHLHVLDEQGRPTQDLAAFRRTIALIRERCDILIEGSTGGLTGFSAADRSVALQADIDLASLNPGSVNYDQGVYINSPQDIDYWVREMRRRGIKPGIAIFEAGMIENALRYARQGLIAEPLFFNFVLGLTGALPATARNLMFLVESLPPGALWEVTGHGGHDLQAALWAIALGGHARAGFEDHIFYRPGERASSNAVLIDRIARIARDAERPIASPAEARSMLGI from the coding sequence ATGGATAAGCTCATCATCACGGTGGCACCGTGTGCGCCGCCCGGTCAATTGGATGCTCACCCGGACCTGCCGCGGACGCCCGAGCAAATCGCCGACGAGGTGGTGCGGGCCTGGAACGCGGGCGCGGCCATCGCACACCTGCACGTGTTGGACGAGCAGGGACGCCCCACGCAGGATCTGGCCGCGTTCCGTCGCACCATCGCTCTTATCCGTGAGCGCTGTGATATCCTCATTGAGGGCTCGACGGGTGGGCTCACCGGCTTCAGCGCGGCCGACCGCTCCGTGGCGTTGCAGGCCGATATCGATCTGGCATCCCTGAACCCGGGCTCGGTGAACTACGATCAGGGCGTCTACATCAACTCGCCTCAGGATATCGACTATTGGGTGCGGGAGATGCGCCGGCGCGGCATCAAGCCCGGCATCGCCATCTTCGAGGCGGGGATGATCGAGAACGCGCTGCGGTATGCTCGCCAGGGGCTGATCGCCGAACCGCTGTTCTTCAACTTCGTTTTGGGGCTGACCGGCGCGCTGCCGGCGACGGCCCGAAATCTCATGTTCCTGGTCGAGAGCCTGCCCCCAGGCGCCCTGTGGGAGGTGACCGGACACGGCGGCCATGACCTGCAGGCGGCGCTATGGGCTATCGCCCTGGGGGGACACGCCCGCGCGGGGTTCGAGGATCACATCTTCTATCGACCGGGGGAGCGGGCGAGCAGCAACGCCGTGCTCATCGATCGCATCGCCCGGATCGCCCGGGACGCCGAGCGCCCCATTGCCTCACCCGCCGAAGCTCGTTCCATGCTGGGCATATGA
- a CDS encoding sugar phosphate isomerase/epimerase: protein MQLKHAVMVSLMGRQADRFHEYQPARDLAERLAMVKRVRGVEGIEIVYPQDFSDPNQTIAMVQDAGLPVSAVNLNVKSAEKWRRGSFTAPDPQLRADAIAELKTAMDLAAELGAWMVTCCPLIDGHNYNFQADYLKQWRWLEEGIAEAARYRSDVRISLEYKLNEARNYIILGDMGRTLYLCERLGLPNVGVTMDVGHALVAKETPAEVMCLAAQTGRLFYVHFNDNGREWDWDMLPGSVNLWDLVEMLFYLERLDWEGWLAYDVLTRDGDPVETMEATIAIVEAARELLDKLGRDRLQAFIEEGIPARAYQHLVRALL from the coding sequence ATGCAACTGAAACACGCCGTCATGGTCTCCCTGATGGGGCGCCAGGCCGATCGCTTCCATGAGTATCAGCCCGCTCGTGACCTGGCCGAGCGATTGGCCATGGTGAAGCGGGTGCGCGGCGTAGAAGGGATCGAGATCGTCTATCCGCAGGATTTCTCTGATCCTAATCAGACCATCGCCATGGTTCAGGACGCCGGGCTCCCCGTGTCGGCCGTGAACTTGAACGTGAAATCGGCTGAGAAGTGGCGGAGGGGCTCCTTCACCGCGCCCGATCCCCAACTGCGGGCCGATGCCATCGCCGAGCTGAAGACGGCCATGGATTTGGCGGCTGAGTTGGGCGCGTGGATGGTGACCTGTTGTCCCCTGATCGATGGGCATAATTATAATTTTCAGGCCGATTATCTGAAGCAGTGGCGCTGGCTGGAGGAGGGAATCGCCGAGGCCGCCCGATACCGCTCCGACGTGCGGATCAGCCTGGAGTACAAGCTGAACGAAGCTCGCAACTACATCATCCTGGGCGACATGGGGCGTACTTTGTACCTGTGTGAGCGGCTGGGCTTGCCCAACGTGGGGGTTACCATGGACGTGGGACACGCTCTGGTGGCGAAGGAGACGCCGGCCGAGGTGATGTGTCTGGCGGCGCAGACCGGACGGCTGTTCTATGTCCACTTCAACGACAACGGCCGGGAGTGGGATTGGGACATGCTCCCCGGCTCCGTGAACCTTTGGGACCTGGTGGAGATGTTGTTCTATCTGGAGCGGCTGGATTGGGAGGGATGGCTGGCCTATGATGTGCTCACCCGCGATGGTGATCCCGTGGAGACCATGGAGGCGACCATCGCCATCGTCGAGGCGGCCCGGGAGCTGCTGGATAAGTTGGGGCGCGATCGATTGCAGGCGTTCATCGAGGAGGGGATCCCCGCCCGAGCCTATCAGCATCTGGTGAGGGCGCTGTTATGA